In one window of Henckelia pumila isolate YLH828 chromosome 1, ASM3356847v2, whole genome shotgun sequence DNA:
- the LOC140889095 gene encoding protein SCAR1-like codes for MPLVRAEVRNCYRLGVQELYREANKEDPKEILDGVTVAGLVGILRQLGDLAEFAAEVFHGLQEEVMVMSSRSHNLRARMKQIESTLSPLEKVVLAQRSHLHFAYTTGSNWHAHIQCDQSNFVYSDMPQFIMASYEDCRSPPRLQLLDRFDPGGPGSCLKRYSDPNLFKRESVASGEVSDEKVANDKKRLRIKKKKMWARNGELAQGASFSHHDGRKQATRFNVGNNSTQIMSDMDDQSSLDLRNGSTYSEGDFHPSHSVQTEEPGSRESISSPVKRHYVDDEFLDYIFLQEKITDAYDYIQINLSQDPAGCSSPSITWDEKIEALEPKARERDCDLTQKDYHDRNQESFSRKYEVETLGDTSSNFETVGKMDNQPLSEALPTLEPDEIHLDDIESETGCLMDAMNTIEFDHQMECRKRQEIEHFPKMWGKAVDSELEIGKHNSECHSSYSESDCLVNSSMYNDSSGHNPISVSPKSTSAQYYCDNPVAFKDVFDSMSSVEKASLPAQKPPESLNHSSLPGVDSFETVKIDSITNEESVAGTSLYSFRDDNSGVPMINCPSSPAHQKPAIKTSYVTPVMFWTNGGLLGLEPSKPPDLNLRNGIPQDPASAKDEEINTSSQLYGDKDSQKPYQIQTFKYFETGPNTQSFICQEHRESGTHFRKPSWKISPADLGIKLGITSYSLSSNNASSPQARAMAPASSLPANAMLKDAKKGEENSRSAVQIADLRNRMQTTGSNTIPLHGREDNSCPSGYRNSGSFERNHNQSVAYKKFSGHAKGLFGCESSILSPSSSPPLGHLKISFQPIDGVETSKLKLKFPDGNVNLETSRDIFPSFQLVPEISIIRQNIGSDSDDTFCRSSSSLSDDCLSHQSESNSVQWESDQLHHGKDLDLYDDLRRISLTSAPTDHGNGRSHGEIHYGLQFPCVEYDEQNSGSSFDFQSLEPQIQVTKEPRKYANSKDIVRRQGIPTPTTPPSVQWRGLESHRDDKEGKREAFIEGSYFDFDLNFSASTTSQQPKPAPVDQYQDIESAKMQDIKQSESQTSNQRRDANQLKGTDEKEDFLHQIRSKSLNLRPTVIGKSKYEDPTSNVHVSAILRKVNAIRQVVGSDDGEGESNWSDT; via the exons ATGCCTTTGGTGAGAGCTGAGGTGAGGAATTGTTATAGACTCGGAGTACAGGAGCTGTACAGGGAGGCGAACAAGGAAGATCCGAAGGAGATTCTTGATGGGGTCACGGTGGCTGGTCTCGTCGGCATCTTACGTCAGCTCGGGGATCTCGCCGA GTTTGCTGCAGAAGTTTTTCATGGGTTGCAGGAAGAAGTGATGGTTATGTCTTCTAGGAGCCATAATTTGAGAGCCCGCATGAAACAAATTGAATCTACACTTTCTCCACTTGAGAAGGTTGTTCTTGCACAGAGGAGCCATTTGCACTTTGCTTATACAACTG GTTCTAACTGGCATGCTCATATCCAGTGCGACCAAAGTAATTTTGTGTACAGTGATATGCCTCAATTTATCATGGCTTCTTACGAAGACTGCCGTAGCCCTCCCCGATTACAATTGCTTGACAG GTTTGACCCTGGTGGCCCTGGATCATGCCTGAAAAGGTATTCagatccaaatttatttaagagAGAATCGGTGGCATCCGGTGAAGTAAGCGACGAGAAAGTTGCAAATGATAAGAAACGTCTCAGAATTAAG AAAAAAAAGATGTGGGCCAGGAATGGGGAACTAGCTCAAGGGGCATCGTTTTCCCATCATGACGGCAG AAAGCAGGCCACTCGATTCAATGTTGGTAATAATTCCACTCAAATAATGTCCGATATGGATGACCAATCAAGTTTAGACCTGAGAAATGGGTCAACTTACAGTGAGGGTGATTTCCATCCAAGTCACTCTGTGCAAACGGAAGAACCTGGGTCACGAGAATCCATTTCTTCTCCAGTAAAGAGGCACTACGTTGATGATGAATTCTTAGACTACATTTTCCTCCAGGAAAAAATTACCGATGCATATGATTATATTCAGATCAATCTGTCACAAGACCCAGCAGGCTGTAGTTCACCTTCTATTACTTGGGACGAAAAGATAGAAGCACTCGAGCCTAAAGCACGAGAGCGTGATTGTGACCTGACACAGAAGGATTACCATGATAGAAATCAAGAATCGTTTTCCCGAAAGTATGAAGTAGAAACTCTTGGTGACAcctcttcaaattttgaaacagTTGGAAAAATGGATAATCAGCCTTTGAGTGAAGCTCTGCCGACGTTGGAGCCTGATGAGATCCACCTTGATGATATCGAAAGTGAAACAGGTTGTTTAATGGATGCAATGAACACCATTGAATTTGATCATCAAATGGAGTGCAGGAAAAGACAAGAAATAGAACATTTTCCCAAGATGTGGGGGAAAGCAGTAGACAGTGAACTGGAAATAGGAAAACATAATTCGGAATGTCATTCATCCTATTCTGAATCCGATTGTCTGGTCAATAGTTCAATGTACAATGACAGTAGTGGGCATAACCCCATTTCAGTGTCTCCAAAATCCACCTCTGCGCAATACTATTGTGATAATCCAGTGGCATTCAAAGATGTATTTGATTCAATGTCTTCAGTGGAGAAGGCTTCATTGCCAGCTCAAAAGCCTCCAGAGTCATTGAACCATAGCAGTCTGCCGGGTGTTGATTCTTTTGAGACTGTTAAAATTGATAGCATCACAAATGAAGAATCTGTTGCAGGCACTTCACTTTACTCTTTCAGGGATGACAACTCTGGTGTGCCAATGATCAACTGTCCAAGCAGTCCCGCGCATCAGAAACCTGCAATAAAAACTTCATATGTTACTCCTGTCATGTTCTGGACCAATGGTGGCTTGTTAGGACTCGAGCCTTCAAAACCACCAGATCTCAATTTAAGAAATGGTATTCCTCAAGATCCTGCATCTGCCAAAGACGAAGAAATTAATACATCTAGTCAGCTTTATGGTGATAAAGATTCACAGAAACCATATCAAATACAGACGTTCAAATATTTTGAAACAGGCCCTAATACTCAAAGCTTTATATGTCAGGAACACCGAGAAAGTGGCACACATTTTAGAAAGCCATCTTGGAAAATCTCACCTGCTGATTTAGGAATCAAGCTTGGAATAACTAGCTATTCACTCTCTTCTAATAATGCTAGTTCTCCCCAAGCAAGGGCAATGGCACCTGCAAGTTCTCTTCCTGCTAATGCGATGCTCAAAGATGCCAAAAAGGGTGAAGAAAATAGCAGGAGCGCAGTTCAAATAGCTGACCTGCGCAATAGAATGCAAACTACTGGATCTAACACAATACCATTACATGGTAGAGAAGATAACTCCTGCCCTTCCGGCTACCGAAATTCTGGTTCTTTTGAGCGGAACCATAATCAAAGTGttgcatataaaaaattttctgGACATGCTAAAGGTTTGTTTGGCTGTGAATCATCTATACTGTCACCTTCTTCATCTCCTCCTTTAGGGCACCTGAAAATATCATTTCAGCCAATAGATGGTGTGGAGACTTCCAAGCTAAAGCTAAAATTTCCCGATGGAAATGTTAATCTTGAAACCAGCAGAGATATCTTTCCTTCTTTTCAGCTGGTCCCTGAGATATCCATTATACGGCAAAACATTGGTTCAGACTCAGACGACACATTCTGTagatcatcttcttctttgtcAGATGATTGTCTTAGTCATCAATCTGAATCAAATTCCGTGCAGTGGGAGTCTGACCAATTACATCATGGGAAGGACCTTGACTTGTATGATGATCTTCGTAGAATCTCCTTGACATCTGCTCCAACAGATCATGGAAATGGTAGAAGTCATGGAGAGATCCACTATGGACTTCAGTTTCCTTGTGTTGAATACGACGAACAAAATTCTGGCAGTTCGTTTGATTTTCAAAGCTTGGAACCTCAAATTCAAGTCACCAAGGAACCAAGGAAATATGCCAATTCGAAGGATATTGTCAGGCGACAAGGTATACCTACTCCCACTACTCCACCTTCAGTGCAATGGCGGGGTTTGGAGTCCCATCGTGATGATAAAGAAGGCAAGAGAGAAGCATTTATCGAAGGATCATATTTTGACTTTGATCTTAACTTTTCGGCATCGACAACTTCTCAACAACCTAAGCCCGCCCCCGTCGATCAATATCAAGATATCGAGAGTGCAAAAATGCAAGATATCAAG CAATCGGAGTCGCAGACATCCAATCAAAGAAGAGATGCAAATCAGCTCAAAGGCACGGATGAAAAGGAAgattttttgcaccaaattcgATCCAAA